ATTGCTGTCAATCTCAATTGCTGCCTTACTTGCCTTCCACTTCTCTCACTCGAACTCGAATTCTCAACCTTCTCAATTTCTCCTTCAACCCAAAATACAATGGAAACAAAAATATGAGTCATATTAGGAacacaataaaaatttacaactttttcaaattagtattaaaaaaaaaatactccatCTCACATCGTGGTGGGCCTATATGTGAGGTGATGGgctattttaagaatattttgaaatttttgtgaatttttgttattttcctagttttattcaataataatgAGTCTAATACTGATTCATTAGTGGCAATTTTAAGCCTAATAAAACGAACTAACAAAGTTTATGTCTATAAACTCTCCTTATATTTCTTTATcatatgtgaattttgacaaattcagtattagattacattttcttattttatcctccatacttacaaaatttcaagaaaattaaagatcaataacttgTCATTAATACCCCCGTATACCTTTGGCGCGATGATCACTCCACTAGTATGAATATTTGTGAGATATCGGGGGCAAGAGGCGGGGtttaagtctctaggagggagtttcacacacaaatacttaaattaggctataataaaatttctatcttatataaattaaaaaataaaaacttgttatcaatcaaatatttaaatttcaagtttttagtattaaattatgtataaaaaaattactttatggATTAAATACTATATAATATACAAGTTAAACGAAATTTAAGACTATGCAACccaacaattaaattttcaaaatttgtagtGATATTAGAATTTGTAGCCATGAAGATGGTACATGCTAGACTCAACTGCAATTCTAATCCCACATCGCAAACATCTAAGAAAGTTCGCTTCTTTATAATTATCCTATTGCGACAAAAGAGGCGTGTTCGTAAAAAGGAGAGATGGTTGGCATCTCCCCTGACAGGGACGGGAACAGCTTTCGAGCTTACCTGTTACACATCCGGTTAAGGCTTCCCACCCTTCGGGGTGGATCTataacccaatttttttttttttttttttctttttcgggtcataattttttttttcatttttgggtcATAATTTTAGGGTACCTTCAATTCGGATAAGGTGAAAAATATCTTCAAACATCTTTTTTGACAGTAAAACAATGGTATCCTCAAACATCTCTAAGTTAAACTAAAAGGGAGTTTTTTTTCgtaaaccctctctctctctctctcatggctACTTCTCTGTCTTCAGTTCTGGATGTCCATTTTACAGTCCATCTCTCAGTCTCAGACACAAAGAAACCCAATATTATCTTCAACTCTCCATTCAGACAACACATAACAACCAAAAGAGGATTTACCATTCTGTGTAACTCTTCCAAGTCTCTCCCAAAACCCTCTCCAGAaccaacccagaaaaacccaaatttatCTGACCAACTCAGGCCTCTATCAACAACCACTCTCCCTAAACCCAACACTCACCAAAACCAGCTTTTGTCCAAGCCTAAGTCCACTTGGGTCAACCCCACCAAGCCCAAACGCTCTGTGCTCACCCTTCAGAGGCACAAACGCTCTTCTTACTCATACAACCCTCAGGTCAGTGAGCTCAAGCTCTTTGCCCACAGGCCCAATGACTGTGACAACTCTGAAGCTGCTTTCTTGTCTGTTCTTCAAGAAATCCCACATTCACCCACTAGAGAAAATGCACTTTTGATACTCGACAGCTTGAGGCCATGGCAGAAAGCTCGCCTGTTCTTGAAATGGTTCAAGACCCAGAATTTGTTTCCCTTGGAAACTATATTCTACAATGCCACAATGAAGTCTTTGAAGTATGGGAGACAGTTTGAGCTCATAGAGGCTGTATACTAAAGATTCTATCTTCAGAGATTTCAACCTTCCTTCAATCCTTTTAACAATGTTTTTaccaaacttttaattttgtagagAAATGTTTTTACCAAACTTGACAAGTCAAAAACTCTCTTTCTCCGTTctagtgaaaaataaaataaaataataataataataacaacaacataAAAGTACTTCCTACTTTTTTATGGTACGATTAAAAATACAGATCCTCAAATTAACAGATCAGAATGATGATTTTGACCctgataaaataaaaacccttgcAGCATAAATATTTGTTCATCAAATTTGATCCTAGGATGTCAGGCACAATTTATGATGGTAGGCCATAGCCAATTAGCCCTGATGCCCACTCTGATATCCAAAGTGGTAAGAACTGAGACTGACAAGGTttccatttcaaaaaaataaaaacaaagactGCCACAGCTTGAAAACTTTATGCAAACATGCAACCACACATAAAAGTATCCACTTAATTTGCAAGTATTTCCAATAAGAGAATCGCAAGTTAGGGTTAAGGCTTAGTAAAGTTGTAAAATGTCTTAATTTTGATATCCCACAATTTTTCTAATCATGCTTGCATCATTTGAGAAACCAGTTCTACataatacataatatatatatatatatatatatatatttgtgtgtgtgtgtgtgtatgaatGAGTGTGTTTATACACATTATGGGGGGCATACCTAGCACAaaacattttaagaaaatattgcaCCTTTGAGAAGCAAGAATCCATCATTTACCATACTTGTTAATTTGATATGTTCAAATCATCCAATCTTGGCCAAGTATATAAGGCAATGAGGAATGAGTAAACATAGCCACCAAGCATCTTTGGGTCATCATTGTTTACTTAAGGCTTCACTGCTTTTCTAAGTACCAAAAGGCACATACGGACCTTCCACATCCTCCTATTTGATGCCTCATGATACCATCTTCTTACTAAATGACTCGATATCATTGAAAGAAAAGCTCGAAGGGGGGCATTTCCTTTTGGAGAGTTAGAAGCCCTATATTACACATGCATTTAGTGGCTCCTAAACCCATAACCTAACCCTTCACTATATTTGGCCATTTGCGTCAAAGCTCACTGGCAAGTTAAAACTCCCTATCAATAATTTACTGAGCCCAATTTTGTGGAGTCGGCTATGCATCTTCAATAGATTAGTTAGAGTCGGTCACATGTATTATTGATAACAAACCCCAACATCCAACGTCCAAATTGAAAAATGGGTAGAGCCATATAAAATGTTATAACATGAAACCAACAcaaattaattcaataacaCCCCGTCATCATATGTCAACTACAATGG
The sequence above is drawn from the Quercus lobata isolate SW786 chromosome 12, ValleyOak3.0 Primary Assembly, whole genome shotgun sequence genome and encodes:
- the LOC115971160 gene encoding pentatricopeptide repeat-containing protein At5g46580, chloroplastic-like; the encoded protein is MATSLSSVLDVHFTVHLSVSDTKKPNIIFNSPFRQHITTKRGFTILCNSSKSLPKPSPEPTQKNPNLSDQLRPLSTTTLPKPNTHQNQLLSKPKSTWVNPTKPKRSVLTLQRHKRSSYSYNPQVSELKLFAHRPNDCDNSEAAFLSVLQEIPHSPTRENALLILDSLRPWQKARLFLKWFKTQNLFPLETIFYNATMKSLKYGRQFELIEAVY